CGCGTCGTTGCCGTTGCTGTCGGTGACGACGTACGTCACCGGGGTGGCCACGCCGGCGAACTGCGGCTCCGGGTCGAAGGTGACCTCACCGGTGACCGGGTCGACCGTGTACTCGCCCTCACCGGGGACCGTCAGGGTCCTGCCGTTGCCGGAGACCGTGCCCGGGTTGCCGTTGCTCGGGAACCGGACCGAGGACTCGACCCACGAGCCGTCGTCGCCGTTGGCCAGGGGGCCGGGGGTGTCGTTGGTCAGCGGGTCGACGGTGACGGCGACGCCCTGCGGGGTGGTGTCGACGTCCTGCGCGGCCTGCGGGCCGGGTCGGACGGTGACGACCAGCTGCGCCTCGTCGGTGGTGCCGTTCGCGTCGGTGATCCGGTACTCGACGGCCGGCGTCGTGCCGACGTAGCCGGCGGCCGGCGTGAAGGTCACCGAGCCGTCGGCGTTGACCTGCCACGTGCCCTCGGCCGTGACCAGGGTCTTGCCGTTGTTCGTGGCCTGCGCGGAGGTGAGGACGGTGTCGCCCGGCACGAGCGGTGCGGACGGGTCGCCCGCGTCGTCGTCCGTCACGGCCGGCAGCGTCACCGGGGTGTTGAACGGCGTGCTGGCGGAGTCGTCGTTGGCCACCGGGACGACCGCCGTGACGGTGATCGTCAGGGTCGCGAAGGCGTCGTTGCCGGCGCTGTCGGTCACCGTGTAGGTCACCGAGGTGGCGGGCCCGGAGAAGTCGGCCTCGGGCGTGAAGGTGACGTCCCCGGTGACCGGGTCGATCGTGTAGACGCCCTCGTCGGGCACGGTCAGGGTCGTGCCGTTGTTCGAGACCGTGCCGGGGTTGCGGCCCGCCTCGAAGACGACGCTCGTGCGGTCGAACGTCTCGCCCGCGCCCGGGGTGTCGTCGGAGACGACGTCGACCGTGATCGGCGTGTTCTGGAGCGTCGTGTCGGTGTCGGGGTCCGCGAGCGGACCTGCGGCCACGCGCACGGTCAGGAGTGCCTCGTCGGAGGTCCCGTTCTGGTCGACGATCCGGTACTCCACCGGGGCGGTCGTGCCGGTGTAGCCGTCGGCCGGGGTGAAGGTGACGGTGCCGTTCGGGTTGACCTGCCAGGTGCCCTCGGTCGTGACCAGGGTCTTGCCGTTGTTCGTCGCTTGCGCGGAGGTGAGCACGGTGCCACCCGGGACGAGCGGGATCGACGGGTGACCGGGGGCGTCGTCCGTCACGGCCGGCAGCGTCACCGGGGTGTCGAACGGCGTGGTGTCCGAATCGTCTTCCGCGACCGGGACCACCGGGGTCACGGTGATCGTGAGGGTGGAGCTCGCGTCGTTGCCGTTGCTGTCGGTGACGACGTACGTCACCGGGGTGGCCGTGGCGGTGAACTGCGGCTCCGGGTCGAAGGTGATCTCACCGGTGACCGGGTCGACCGTGTACTCGCCCTCACCGGGGACCGTCAGGGTCCTGCCGTTGCCGGAGACCGTGCCCGGGTTGCCGTTGCTCGGGAACCGGACCGAGGACTCGACCCACGAGCCGTCGTCGCCGTTGGCCAGGGGGCCGGGGGTGTCGTTGGTCAGCGGGTCGACGGTGACGGCGAGGCCCTGCGGAGTGGTGTCGCTGTCGGGCTGGGCCCGCGGGCCGGGGCGCACGGTGACGCGGAGGTCGGCGACGTCGGTGGTGCCGTTGCGGTCGGCGATCCGGTACTCGACGAGCGGGGTGGTGCCGACGTAGCCGGCGGCCGGGGTGAAGGTGACCGAGCCGCTGGGGTTGACCTGCCAGGTGCCCTGCGCCGTGACCAGGGTCTTGCCACCGTTGGTCGCGGCAGCGGAGGTGAACACGGTCGAGGCGGGCACCAGTGCGACGCCCGGGTCACCGGGGGCGTCGTCCGTCATGCCCTCGAGGGTGATGGGCTGGTCGAAGGGCGTGCTGCCGAAGTCGTCGTCGGCCACCGGGGCCACGTCCGTGACGACGATGCGGATCGTCGAGCCGGTCTCGTTGCCCGCGTCGTCGGTGACGGTGTAGGCCGCGGCGGTCGTCGTGCCGACGAACGCGGGCTCGGGGTCGAAGGTGACCGCGCCGCCCGTGCCGACCGTGAAGACGCCCTGACCGGCGATGGTGAGGGTCTTGCCGCCGTCGCTCACCACGCCACCGGGCGTGCCGCCGACGGTGAAGACGAGGCTCGAGGGGTCGAAGCTGCCGGCGGTGCCGTCAGCGGCGAGGCTGGGGGTGTCGTTGGTCAGCGCCGCGGGGTCGAGCACGACCTGGACCCCCTGCGGGGTCGTGTCCTCGTCCGGCGCGGCGGACGGGCCGCTGCGCACGGTGACCACGAGGTCGGCGGTGTCGGTGCCGCCGTCGCCGTCGGTGATGCGGTACTCCACGGCCGGCGTCGTGCCGACGTACCCGGGAGCAGGGGTGAAGGTGACGGTGCCGCCGGGGTTGACCTGCCACGTGCCCTGCGCCGTGACCAGGGTCTTGCCACCGTTGGTCGCGGCGGCCGAGGTGAAGACCGTCGAGGCGTGCACGACGTTGCCGGCCGGGTCGCCCGGGGTGTCGTTGGTGCTGCCCGGCAGCGTCACCGGGGTGTCGAAGCGTGTGTTGCGGCTGTCGTCGGTCGCGACCGGCTGCCCGACGAAGGTCGCCGTGGCCGTCGAGGACGGAGAGGTGGCGGTCGGGAGCCCGTTGGGCGGGGTGCCGGAGGCGGTGGCCGTGTTGGACTTGTTCGCGGCTGCGGACACGTCGGCCGGCGTGGTGGTGTAGGTCGCGGTGCAGGTGGTCGACTGGCCCGCGGCGAGGCTCGCGCCGAGGTCGACCGGGGTGCAGGTCGGGGTGCCGAGGCCGCTCATGCCGTCGTCGAGGGTCAGGTTCGAGAGTGCGGCGTTGCCGGTGTTGCTGATCGCGAAGGTGTAGGTGAGCGTCTCGCCGGCCGCGTTGAACCGGGTGGGCGAGACCGACTTGTCCAGCGTGATGGCCGGGTTGATCGGCGTGTTGGTGAAGACGCACGTGACGCCGGCGCCGCCGCCGGGGGCCGTGAAGGTGCCGCTCGAGCCGGTGCCGTCGGCGACGACCGTGCCGGTGGCGTCGGCGCACGACCAGGTGGTCGTGTAGCGCGCGAGGTCGGTCGTGCCGCTCGCGGTCTGGGTGAACGTGTACTCGTTGCCCGGGAACACGATGGCCGGGCCGGCCACCTCGGCCGGGTCGTCCTGGACGCCGTCGTCGTCGCCTGCCGTCGTGCCGACCGGGAAGCTCGAGGTGCCGTCAGCCGCCGGCCGGACGGCCGTCACGACGAACTGGTCGGTCGCAGCATGGCGGTCCGAGACACTCGCCTTGACCGTCAGGCTGGTGGGCGCGGCCGCGCAGGATGCCAGGTCCGTGCTGCTCGTGCCCGCGGGCAGGGTGACGGTGGTGCCGGTCTGCGCGCCCGTGACCGGGTTCACCTGACGGACCTGCAGCGCCTGGCCGATGTAGAGGAAGCCGTCGCTGCCGAAGGCGATGCCGTTGACGGCTGCGCCACCGAGCCCGCTGTCACCGGCGAGCCTGGTCGCGGCCCCGGACGTGGGCGAGGGACCCGCCTTGGAGTACAGCGCGAAGTCACTGGTGGAGGACGAGACGAAGTAGAGGTTGCCGGAGGGGTCGAACGAGATGTCGCCGTTGGTGCCGCTGGCGGGAGCGTTCGGGACCGAGATCGTCGCGACCGGGTTCGCGGAGGCGGTGTTCGCGACCGGGTCGTAGGAGTGGAGGACCAGGTTGCCGCCGGAGTAGCCGCCGAAGTAGTAGAGACCGTCGGCGGGGTTGATCGCGCCGGCGATGCCGAGGCCGGCGATGGCCGCGCTACCGGCGGTCTGGGTCGTGTCCGTGAGGAGGTTGCGGTTGACGATCTGGTTGGTCGTCCGGTCGGTGTTGATCGCACGGTTGCCGTCCGGACCGATGCCGAGCTGGTTCGGGTTGTTGCCGCTGGCGGTGACCGGCGTGTAGACCGACGTCGTCCCGAGCGTCTGGGTCGCCAGGTCGAGCCGCAGCACGCGGCCACCCCCGGAGTTCGCGGTCAGGTAGAGCGCGTTCACGCAGTCGGCCGGCGGTGCGGCCGAGGCGGACGGAGCGACGCCGAGCGCAGCGACCTGCAGGCCGGCGGCCGCCAGGGCGGTCGCCACGACGGAGCGGACGAGACGTGAGAAGGGCATGCGACAACTTCCGGACGAGGGGACCGACGTGGCCGCGACGGCAGCCCTCACCGACGGTCGTCCCCCGGTGGCGGTCGTCGCGCCGCGTGAAGGCTAGGGGCGATCGGTTTCCGATGTGGGTGAAATCCCAACTTCTTGAGGCAGGAGTGGCCCACGACACGACGCGGCCGGATCCGCGAAGCGGAGCAGACGCGGAAGGGCCGTGCCTGCCTCCCTCGTCGGGATGGCGGGCACGGCCCTGACCAGCGGTCTTGGTGGAGCTGAGGGGATTCGAACCCCTGACCTTCTCAAGCAGATCCGGCCGCTCCGAGACCTCGTCCGATTTCGGTTCGAGACCGGGCTGCAAGCCGCTGAACTGGACAAACACCCGTTATCGGGGTGGTTTGAGAGTTCGAGGATACCCACTCGGATCGGCCGAGATCGAGGTTTCTACGTCCCAAAGTGCGGAGTAAGTGCTGACGTCAGGCTTTCAACAACCCCCGCAAGATACGCCTATCGCGACATGTGCGCGACGGCCGAAAGCAGCGCCGCCTGGTACTGGCGGGCGCCAGCCTGATGTCGCGTTCAGGCCAGTCCTCCATCCATGCGGAATCGGTTCCGCGCTGGTGGGTGCTGCGAATCGGTGCGCAGCGGGGCGCCACAGGGTCCAAGCGGACCTGTCTGGCGCCGCCGAGCGCGCAGGCCGGCGAGGTCTACCGGTGCCTTCGTGGTCGGAACCACGGGGAGCGCGCTTCTTCTCGGTCGGGCCCCTCGAGGAGGCCGTCGCCGAAGCCAAGCGCCGCCACACCACTCTGGCCGTGCTCAACACCACCCGCGGTGACGCCGCTGTCGACGAGCACTTCCTCTCCGAGGACCAGGTCGCCGACCTCGAGTCGTCGCTGGTCTCCCACGGCATCGAGGTGTCCGTGCGCAATCACGTCGCCTCGGGCCGCATCTCCGACGAGATCGTCAACCAGGCCGCGAAGCTCGCCGCCGAGGTCATCGTCATCGGCGTCCGCCACCGCAGCCCCGTCGGGAAGCTGCTGCTCGGCAGCACCGCGCAGGAGGTCATCCTCGATGCGACCTGCCCGGTGCTGACCGTCAAGACTGCTGGCTAGATTTCACGCGCGAGGGCTAGCCAGCCAGAGGAGAGCCACCAACGGTGAGGCGTCACACCCGGCCACCGCGGTGGCTCTTCGCGTTCTTCGCCAACACCGTCCTCATCCGGGGCATCACGTTCGTCCTCCGCCCGACCGCGATCTACCGCGCCATCGAGCTCGACGTCCCCGCTGCGTGGCTCGGCGCGCTCGGCGCCAGTTTCGCCGTCGTCCCCCTCGTCCTCGCACTGCCCTCCGGGCAAGCCGCCGACCGGTACGGCGAACGGCGGGTCATGGTCGTCGGCGGTGTCCTCACCCTCGCCGCGGCACTCACGTTCGCGTTCGCCGGCGGCACCGTCGCCGGGCTCCTGGGCGCGTGCGCGCTGCTCGGCACCGGTCACCTCGGATGCATGGTGTCGCAGCAGGCGCTCGTCGCGAACCGCATCGAGCGCGCCGGCTACGACAAGGCGTTCGGCCGCTACACCTTCGCAGCGTCCACCGGGCAGGCCATCGGGCCGGGCCTCATCGTGCTGCTCGGCGGCGGGAGCACCATTCCCGACACCGCCGCCATCTTCGGGTGGACCACCGGCCTGAGCGTCCTCCCGCTCGCCACCGCGTTGCTGCTGCCCCGCACCGCAGCCGGGGCTGCGGTGGCCACCGCCGAAGCCGGCGGCGTTCGCGACCTCCTGCGACGCCCCGGACTCGTGCGTGCACTGACCATCAGCTGCCTGATCCTTGCTGCCGTCGACATCAGCCTCGTGTACCTGCCACTGCTCGGCACCGAAACCGGCATCAGCGCCGGCATCGTGGGCGCCC
Above is a genomic segment from Nocardioides okcheonensis containing:
- a CDS encoding Ig-like domain-containing protein, with amino-acid sequence MPFSRLVRSVVATALAAAGLQVAALGVAPSASAAPPADCVNALYLTANSGGGRVLRLDLATQTLGTTSVYTPVTASGNNPNQLGIGPDGNRAINTDRTTNQIVNRNLLTDTTQTAGSAAIAGLGIAGAINPADGLYYFGGYSGGNLVLHSYDPVANTASANPVATISVPNAPASGTNGDISFDPSGNLYFVSSSTSDFALYSKAGPSPTSGAATRLAGDSGLGGAAVNGIAFGSDGFLYIGQALQVRQVNPVTGAQTGTTVTLPAGTSSTDLASCAAAPTSLTVKASVSDRHAATDQFVVTAVRPAADGTSSFPVGTTAGDDDGVQDDPAEVAGPAIVFPGNEYTFTQTASGTTDLARYTTTWSCADATGTVVADGTGSSGTFTAPGGGAGVTCVFTNTPINPAITLDKSVSPTRFNAAGETLTYTFAISNTGNAALSNLTLDDGMSGLGTPTCTPVDLGASLAAGQSTTCTATYTTTPADVSAAANKSNTATASGTPPNGLPTATSPSSTATATFVGQPVATDDSRNTRFDTPVTLPGSTNDTPGDPAGNVVHASTVFTSAAATNGGKTLVTAQGTWQVNPGGTVTFTPAPGYVGTTPAVEYRITDGDGGTDTADLVVTVRSGPSAAPDEDTTPQGVQVVLDPAALTNDTPSLAADGTAGSFDPSSLVFTVGGTPGGVVSDGGKTLTIAGQGVFTVGTGGAVTFDPEPAFVGTTTAAAYTVTDDAGNETGSTIRIVVTDVAPVADDDFGSTPFDQPITLEGMTDDAPGDPGVALVPASTVFTSAAATNGGKTLVTAQGTWQVNPSGSVTFTPAAGYVGTTPLVEYRIADRNGTTDVADLRVTVRPGPRAQPDSDTTPQGLAVTVDPLTNDTPGPLANGDDGSWVESSVRFPSNGNPGTVSGNGRTLTVPGEGEYTVDPVTGEITFDPEPQFTATATPVTYVVTDSNGNDASSTLTITVTPVVPVAEDDSDTTPFDTPVTLPAVTDDAPGHPSIPLVPGGTVLTSAQATNNGKTLVTTEGTWQVNPNGTVTFTPADGYTGTTAPVEYRIVDQNGTSDEALLTVRVAAGPLADPDTDTTLQNTPITVDVVSDDTPGAGETFDRTSVVFEAGRNPGTVSNNGTTLTVPDEGVYTIDPVTGDVTFTPEADFSGPATSVTYTVTDSAGNDAFATLTITVTAVVPVANDDSASTPFNTPVTLPAVTDDDAGDPSAPLVPGDTVLTSAQATNNGKTLVTAEGTWQVNADGSVTFTPAAGYVGTTPAVEYRITDANGTTDEAQLVVTVRPGPQAAQDVDTTPQGVAVTVDPLTNDTPGPLANGDDGSWVESSVRFPSNGNPGTVSGNGRTLTVPGEGEYTVDPVTGEVTFDPEPQFAGVATPVTYVVTDSNGNDASSTITITVTPVVKLANDDAAGTPFNTAVTLPAVTDDAPGAASAPLVPGATVFTSAQATNNGKTLVTAEGTWQVNADGTVTFTPRSGYHGTTAPVEYRIADTNGTTDTAFLTVTVRPAPQAIPDTGTTPQDTDITVSVLGNDTPGPRGDGSAGSFDPATLVFTSPAATNGGRTLVVPGEGTYSIDPATGSVTFDPLPGFTGQATPVAYAVTDRSGGTTGSTLTITVTPVAPQATDDEGDASPDRTSTAPGDPVTVSVIDNDSAAPGEELDPASVCLLPGTASGKVANGRSQRAARCVKGHTEPGVGTWTVNEDGTITFTPADGYTGTASIGYTVEDSGGNVHRSTLTVDVKGDPDVADNEGTSGPDQVLPDTGGPQLALLVTAFGLVLLGGILLLARRRVTR
- a CDS encoding universal stress protein — protein: MPSWSEPRGARFFSVGPLEEAVAEAKRRHTTLAVLNTTRGDAAVDEHFLSEDQVADLESSLVSHGIEVSVRNHVASGRISDEIVNQAAKLAAEVIVIGVRHRSPVGKLLLGSTAQEVILDATCPVLTVKTAG
- a CDS encoding MFS transporter codes for the protein MRRHTRPPRWLFAFFANTVLIRGITFVLRPTAIYRAIELDVPAAWLGALGASFAVVPLVLALPSGQAADRYGERRVMVVGGVLTLAAALTFAFAGGTVAGLLGACALLGTGHLGCMVSQQALVANRIERAGYDKAFGRYTFAASTGQAIGPGLIVLLGGGSTIPDTAAIFGWTTGLSVLPLATALLLPRTAAGAAVATAEAGGVRDLLRRPGLVRALTISCLILAAVDISLVYLPLLGTETGISAGIVGALLALRAGASMVSRFFLGQLAERLGRGRLLTGSIVLSALTMALLPTPMPEAALAVVVVVLGLGLGVGQPLTMSWLAEATPAGLRGRAMSLRLTGNRLGQVLVPSTAGFVAAGAGAAGVLWCTALALGAAAVGSRDVWKR